The following are encoded together in the Streptomyces flavofungini genome:
- a CDS encoding dihydrofolate reductase family protein translates to MSELLVDFITSLDGHASGKGWPGFWGLEGPEYLAWLGEQPEVTYLMGANTYRLMSGFAGGEVPDGQDEFRPEEEASVDELTQAPKVVFSSSLEEPLTWANSTLVREDAVEAVRAMKSNGSGLLSTIGSLALCRSLLRAGLVDRFRVVMFPVITGATGEERIYDGYPDVALEMTEHRTFDGRIQLVEYKPRVLEHPPLDATA, encoded by the coding sequence ATGTCGGAGCTTCTCGTCGACTTCATCACCTCCCTCGACGGCCATGCGTCGGGAAAGGGATGGCCCGGGTTCTGGGGCCTCGAGGGTCCGGAGTACCTCGCATGGCTCGGTGAGCAGCCCGAGGTCACCTATCTGATGGGAGCGAACACCTACCGCCTGATGTCGGGCTTCGCCGGCGGTGAGGTCCCGGACGGGCAGGACGAGTTCAGGCCCGAGGAAGAGGCGTCCGTCGACGAGCTCACGCAGGCTCCCAAGGTGGTGTTCTCCTCCTCCCTCGAGGAGCCGCTGACGTGGGCGAACTCCACGCTCGTCCGCGAAGACGCCGTCGAGGCGGTCCGCGCGATGAAGTCGAACGGCTCGGGGCTCCTCAGCACGATCGGCAGCCTCGCCCTGTGCCGGTCCCTGCTGAGGGCCGGACTCGTCGACCGTTTCCGGGTCGTCATGTTCCCGGTGATCACCGGGGCCACGGGTGAGGAACGCATCTACGACGGCTATCCGGACGTTGCCCTCGAGATGACCGAGCACCGCACGTTCGACGGCCGCATCCAACTGGTCGAGTACAAGCCGCGTGTGCTCGAGCACCCGCCGCTCGACGCCACCGCATGA